One region of Pieris rapae chromosome Z, ilPieRapa1.1, whole genome shotgun sequence genomic DNA includes:
- the LOC110999927 gene encoding plexin domain-containing protein 2 — MIQLIWTMKMDSMRVQTPRRFITLFVFVLTYTIAVTEQTKYDVGNSPLIQGIKQGDIVLLKNDRVRRDTAVTTTTTNNSSNLSSSMSNDSTTISASLPTPTAASENGTQDSNRTALTENANHTSLLGFNGTGILHVTIPSNTPTVSEPITPDDDTTDVFKDSLETIKAKKNLTDIQLDHHVFYNSTFLGNTEFFNEYWSNITKQKADIHEVLSNSHRRATTINLSFDFMFYGNPVKNITVATGGFIFIGDHVHNWLAATQYIAPLMANFDTTLGNDSVVKQYDDGEKFVVFWENVTLQENSSYPFTFAVVLYKSGDIAFVYKDVPFPIQNISDKEHPVKVGISDAYLTGQTYLHVKHKTIYEYHRVSFKNYEISNHTILMLIALPTCLVYDTCEDCANHETHFNCSWCPNINKCSSGIDKIKHDWAIHHCEAVAIKEEKTCPARVTHTSDTKNTIYTTDNRSADQEARKLHTEGTPDVPVQKQHSTIGGVVVSLVIVTLLCSFAGWVLYAFKNPHTRSGQILIRYRPSQWSWRRGEARYTAATIHM, encoded by the exons ATGATTCAACTTATTTGGACCATGAAAATGGATTCGATGCGAGTGCAGACTCCTAGAAGATTTATTacactttttgtttttgtgctTACCTATACCATTGCTGTCACAG AACAAACTAAATATGATGTAGGAAATAGTCCTTTAATACAAGGCATAAAGCAAGGAgacatagttttattaaaaaatgacagAGTCCGACGAGACACTGCTGTGACGACTACCACTACCAACAATAGCAGTAACTTGAGCTCTTCAATGTCTAATGATAGCACAACCATCTCTGCATCACTACCCACACCTACTGCAGCATCTGAAAATGGCACTCAGGATTCAAACA GAACTGCATTAACAGAGAATGCTAATCATACGTCACTGTTAGGTTTCAACGGAACCGGAATATTACATGTTACAATTCCTAGTAACACACCTACTGTGAGCGAGCCTATCACTCCAGATGATG ATACAACTGACGTTTTCAAAGACAGCCTTGAAACTATCAaagccaaaaaaaatttaaccgATATACAATTg gaTCACCACGTATTCTACAATAGTACATTTTTGGGTAACACTGAATTTTTCAACGAATACTGGTCCAATATCACAAAACAAAAGGCGGATATACACGAAGTTCTTAGTAATTCACACCGGCGCGCTACT ACTATCAATTTGAGTTTTGACTTCATGTTTTACGGTAATCCTGTGAAGAATATTACCGTTGCTACTGGCGGGTTTATATTCATAGGTGACCACGTGCATAATTGGTTAGCTGCGACACAATATATAGCACCATTGATGGCAAATTTTGACACAACACTTGGAAATGACAGTGTGGTTAAACAATACGACGATG gtGAGAAATTTGTTGTGTTTTGGGAAAATGTGACATTGCAAGAAAACTCCAGCTATCCCTTCACATTCGCGGTTGTCCTGTATAAAAGCGGTGATATTGCATTTGTATACAAAGACGTACCATTccccatacaaaatattagtgATAAGGAGCATCCAGTCAAAGTGGGCATAAGTGATGCCTATCTCACTGGACAAACGTACTTAC atGTGAAACACAAGACTATATATGAGTACCACCGTGTATCATTCAAAAACTACGAAATATCGAACCACACCATATTAATGCTGATCGCTTTGCCAACTTGCCTTGTCTATGACACGTGTGAAGATTGCGCCAATCATGAGACACACTTTAAC TGCTCATGGTGCCCCAACATTAATAAGTGTTCAAGTGGAATAGACAAAATTAAACATGACTGGGCTATTCATC attgcGAAGCTGTCGCGATCAAAGAGGAGAAAACTTGTCCGGCGCGTGTCACTCACACATCTGATACCAAGAATACAATTTACACGACTGATAATCGTTCGGCTGAtc aaGAAGCACGCAAATTGCACACCGAAGGCACACCAGATGTTCCGGTTCAGAAGCAACACTCTACAATCGGTGGTGTAGTGGTCTCATTGGTCATAGTCACCTTGCTGTGCAGTTTTGCTGGATGGGTGCTCTACGCTTTCAAAAATCCACACACACGAAGCGGACAAATACTTATCAGG TATCGGCCATCGCAATGGAGCTGGCGACGTGGTGAGGCGCGGTACACGGCGGCAACTATccatatgtaa